One Alistipes sp. ZOR0009 genomic region harbors:
- a CDS encoding phosphopantetheine-binding protein produces the protein MEKLINDLKVQLIEALNLEEITPEEIDAEAPLFGDGLGLDSIDALEIILILEKQYGLRIENPAEAKPIFYSVRTLAEYIEKNRK, from the coding sequence ATGGAAAAGCTAATAAACGATCTAAAAGTTCAGCTCATTGAGGCCCTTAACCTAGAAGAGATAACCCCAGAAGAGATTGATGCTGAGGCACCTCTTTTTGGTGATGGTTTAGGGTTAGACTCTATTGATGCTCTTGAAATCATTCTGATTCTTGAGAAGCAGTACGGATTGCGCATAGAGAATCCTGCCGAGGCAAAGCCAATATTCTACTCGGTGCGTACCTTGGCCGAGTACATCGAAAAAAATAGAAAGTAA
- a CDS encoding beta-ketoacyl synthase N-terminal-like domain-containing protein, whose translation MGSGVSNITYIGATNVISSVGFTTEECFNALEGYVSGIVAVDDPQLYEHPFLAAQVDWQRLNEMAQIAGLDSYTAIEKMVILSVKSVLEQSGVSLAGKDTAIIFSSTKGSIDLLSQSCEVLDEGTFLWTMAQRVASYFNAFNKPEVISNACISGVSAAVVASRLVRNGTYRHVVVVGADILTRFVVSGFSAFKSLSSRPCIPYDVSRDGLTLGEGCATLLITADRSLSCGVVVEGGAITNDANHISGPSRTGDGLYYAIKQAMDENGLTTNDITFINAHGTATPFNDEMESKAVALAGLSSVPVNSLKAYFGHTLGASGVIEMAMCVEMLKHGLVIGTKGFAELGVPESMVVSGLHQPASSMVRCVKTASGFGGCNGAVVLALEEHAKEIKGKENDGTVQRIGSCQVADGQVVVDGSVVFEAGGDFAEFIRSAFKHLEAPNMKFYKMDNLCKLGYLAAEYLLKDKKYAPLELGLVLANRSSSLDTDISHQRIINEHSEAGASPAVFVYTLPNVVLGEICIRHKIQGENTFFINENKADSFLESYARMVLEREQYKAVIYGWCELLGNSYQAELVIIEKK comes from the coding sequence GGGGAGTGGAGTAAGTAACATAACCTACATAGGTGCAACTAACGTCATCAGCTCGGTAGGGTTTACCACCGAGGAGTGCTTTAACGCCCTAGAGGGTTACGTGTCGGGCATAGTAGCGGTTGATGATCCGCAGCTTTACGAGCATCCCTTTCTCGCTGCGCAAGTCGATTGGCAGCGGCTGAATGAGATGGCTCAAATTGCTGGTTTGGATAGCTATACCGCCATCGAAAAGATGGTTATCCTTTCGGTAAAGAGCGTATTGGAGCAGTCGGGCGTTAGCCTAGCAGGTAAGGATACCGCTATTATCTTCTCCTCAACCAAGGGGAGCATCGATTTGCTTAGCCAAAGCTGTGAGGTGCTCGACGAAGGAACCTTCCTTTGGACGATGGCTCAGCGTGTGGCCAGCTACTTTAATGCTTTTAATAAGCCAGAGGTAATCTCCAATGCATGCATCTCGGGTGTATCGGCAGCCGTAGTTGCCTCGCGTCTGGTGCGAAATGGAACATATAGGCATGTTGTGGTTGTTGGTGCCGATATTCTTACCCGCTTTGTGGTAAGCGGATTCTCCGCATTTAAGTCGCTCAGCAGCCGTCCATGCATACCGTACGATGTTAGCCGTGATGGGTTGACATTGGGAGAGGGCTGTGCAACCCTTCTTATAACTGCCGATAGGAGCCTATCCTGCGGCGTTGTAGTAGAGGGAGGGGCTATAACCAACGATGCCAACCATATATCTGGTCCTTCTCGTACTGGCGATGGCCTATACTATGCCATAAAGCAGGCTATGGATGAGAATGGGCTAACAACCAATGATATCACCTTTATTAATGCGCACGGAACGGCAACACCCTTTAATGACGAGATGGAGTCGAAGGCGGTAGCCCTAGCAGGACTATCATCGGTGCCAGTGAATAGCTTAAAGGCCTACTTTGGCCATACGCTGGGAGCATCGGGAGTAATAGAGATGGCGATGTGCGTGGAGATGCTTAAGCATGGTCTGGTTATAGGAACCAAGGGCTTTGCGGAGCTGGGTGTTCCTGAATCGATGGTGGTCTCTGGCCTGCATCAACCAGCAAGCAGCATGGTCCGATGCGTGAAAACCGCTTCGGGCTTTGGGGGATGCAATGGTGCCGTGGTACTTGCCCTAGAGGAGCATGCCAAGGAGATTAAAGGCAAGGAGAACGACGGTACAGTACAGCGTATTGGTAGCTGCCAGGTAGCAGATGGACAGGTGGTGGTAGATGGTAGCGTTGTGTTTGAGGCGGGAGGCGACTTCGCGGAGTTTATCCGCAGCGCATTTAAGCATCTGGAGGCTCCAAATATGAAGTTCTACAAGATGGATAACCTCTGTAAGCTGGGTTATCTGGCTGCCGAGTATCTGCTAAAGGATAAAAAGTACGCACCACTTGAGCTGGGTCTTGTTCTAGCCAACCGCAGCTCGTCGCTCGATACCGATATCAGCCACCAGCGTATAATCAATGAGCACTCGGAGGCAGGTGCAAGTCCTGCTGTGTTTGTTTACACCTTGCCCAACGTTGTTTTGGGCGAGATATGTATTCGGCACAAGATTCAGGGAGAAAATACGTTCTTTATCAACGAAAATAAAGCTGATAGCTTCCTCGAAAGCTACGCCCGTATGGTGCTCGAACGCGAGCAGTATAAGGCCGTTATTTACGGATGGTGCGAGCTGCTGGGTAACAGCTATCAGGCCGAACTAGTAATAATTGAAAAAAAATAG